Part of the Citrus sinensis cultivar Valencia sweet orange chromosome 2, DVS_A1.0, whole genome shotgun sequence genome, AGATTAACAAAATGATGGATCTGTTGGTGAGGAATCAGAGTACCATGAGGCACTTATCCGCGAAGGATATGATCCTGAAACCCCCCTGGCCGATCATGTCCTTAATCTTGATGAGTTTGGAAATGGTAACGAATTCATCATGGATAAGGGAAAAAATGTCCCTGAGATTTCTTCGTCTGAGCAATCTAATGCCCATTTCGATGAGTTTTTAGATGAATAAAATGACGGATCTGTTGATGAGGAATCAGAGTACCATGAGGCACTTATCCGCGAAGGATATGATCCTGGAACGCCCCTGGCCGATCATGTCCCTGATCTTGATGAGTTTGGAGATGGTAACGAGGATGAACCTGAGAGCAGTAAGCAAAGCAGAAGTGACACTGTTGGGTCAGAACAAAacaagaagaggaaaagaagtGGAAAGTTTGTGGTTAAATACAACAGCCTTGGTGTTCCAGTTGGTGAAAAAGTCATTGAGCTAGCTACGTATATTGGTGTTTTGGCTCGTACATCAATTCCAATCCTCTACAACGATTAGCGTAGAGTTCCAGATGATACAAAGGAGCGTCTATGGGAGTCTGTTAAggtataaaataagaaattaagatGATTACTctagttttattatttctggaaaaatctaaaattagaaataaactttatttCATGACTGTAAATATCCTCATTCTCACATTttgagaatgaaaattgaaggtGTACTTCGTTGTTCATCCTCCAAGTAGGAAGCAAGTACTACAAGCCATAAGaataactttaattatttaattaattgactaaacttttaatcattattaattgaaaaattaaataaaaaaattattagaaaaagtaGGAGAATTCTCATAATAGGAGGTTTCactctttgtttttttacaaaataactattatataatccaataaataaatgtaaaatcagttagaataaaaatattaggatCACGGCATTGTTGTTTACAAAATTGtaacaaaattgttttctaaatGATGCGTGGCAACCGATCCAATCAACTAAAACTAATTAACAACCACAAAAGGAAGCGTCACTACATCCCATTAATAGAGGAATTTCTACCTCCAAAGCATGTGTGAGGGAATTAAATCCTTTGATCTCATAATTCCataagaagagaagaaaaccAGAAAGGTTATCTCCTAGGAAATGAAAGTATTTAACTTTAGAGTAACATcacattattaataaatttttgtagaaACTTAATTTCATcatgttaatatattaataaaaaacaattaattatctCACGTGCGATCCCGCCCCTAATCAACAAGAATAcatttgttttgatttctttttcttattggATGTTGACTCCTTATGGCATCCAAATAAGTAGAATTCTACATGGGATCCAATTGACACAACCGGTAAACCTTTTGGAGTAGCAAGAGAGATAGAGATAAAACCGTATTCATACAGATGAAGAAAACAATGATGGAAACATTCCTGTTGTTTTAAGAAACATGTATTTTTCTTCATGTTTCAAATCCTTtgatatatgtgtatataatattaattaactaaaaatttagatcttATTTGtacttatcttttaataatcttaCACCACGACTTGCATTTATAATAATGTCTTGATACTCTTGTCTGTGCCAGATGATAAGCTTCGGAGTTCATTTGCCAGTTGCCAACACTAAATTGTACAATTTAGTAGAAGCAGGGTAAGCTGTCACCTTCTCTTTTATACTCCTGAGCATCAAGAAGCGGTGCAAGGTACCATCAACACAACCTgccatgcatgcatgcatgctcACAAGTTGCAAGTTTCAGTATCCAAAATAGCACGTGTCATATATGTCTCAGctcaaacaaatccaaatgGCGTTCCTCAAATTTGATTTCTGTCATGGGGAAAGAGGTAAGTCTTTCCAAGTTCCTACACTACGACTAGGTGCCAAAATCTTCATCAGCCAGCTAAGATGTTGTACATGGAAGATTTTTaagaggggggaaaaaaactgTATTACTCTCACTTTTCTTCTAACCGCTCACTTTCCTCTTAGTGACCAGTATGTGTTGCTGCTTCGGCACTATAAATAATGGCTAAAGCAGCCCGGGTGCTCATATCATTTTTAGAAGCTCTCTCTGTTAAGACTTAGCGGTTATCTTAATTTGCAAGCAAAATGAAGACCAAGGCTATTACTCTCTTAGCTCTTCTGTTTGCACTAGTTGTTCTCATCCCCCTGCTTAGTTGCAGAATGTTAGTATCTTTATGTATTAAgcggatatatatatatatatatatatgattttatcTGTATTCATTTTTAACACTAGATGTATTTGACATTCTcgatcaaataataattttctattttgcttTAAGGTCAAAAGTTGAcgtaattatatatatagaatagttacatttttttagcATTCCTTTAAACTCCCTTGTTCTGCCGAGgtatacatattaaaaaagaaactacaaattacatttttgtaAAGCCCTTCCCTTAaagtacaaattttattgcaTGCAATATTCGATGCATCCAATTTAAAGTTTGAATGTCTGAGAACgcttatacattttttttttttaaattgaacttCCGTGCAGTAGATACAGCAAAGGAGACGAaacaagaagatgaagaaaaggCCAATTACCCATAGATACCGAAACTACGACAGAAAATTGTTAGTGGTCATCactccattttcttttatttttagtttgtcCTGCTatgattaatataattaaaatggtTAGCAAAGGTCCGTTGATTCACTCGAAGAAAATTTACAAGCTCGTTTTCATTGTACAGCGGAGGCAGCCTATGAACAAGCAGATCAACAAGGAGGTTGACAAGGGGGAGGCCACGGCGGTGGCGGACAAGGAGGCGGGCAAGGAGGCCGCGGTGGTGGCGGACAGGGAGGAGGACAAGGAGGTCGTGGTGGAGGTGGACAAGGAGGAGGTAAAGGTGAAGGCCGTGGAGGAGGTCCAGGAGGCCACGGTGGAGGTGGCGGACAGGGAGGAGGTCGAGGAGGTCGAGGAAGAGGCGGTGGTGGCCAAGGTGGAGGAGGACAAGGAGGCCGCGGTGGAGGTGGCGGACAGGGAGGAGGTAAAGGAGGTCGAGGAGGTGGTGGTGGCGGTCAAGGCGGACGCCGCGGAGGAGGTGGAGGTCAAGGAGGCGGCGGTAGAGGCGGTGGTGGAGGTGGCGGCGGTATGTAAAGTTAGGCAAAGGGAAAGCCTCGCCATATGTCCTAGCCATAAATCTCGATCTAAAGTTGTAAACTACACAAAGCGTATTAAGTGTTAGtaggatatatatatttacggTAATGCTAAGTACGTACTTTGACgatattaagaataaaattgccAGCACAGGGACATGCCCCATCCAAGCATGACTTGGCTAGGGTTCTAACATGTGGTGTGGACAATATTCTATCTACATCGTATGTACTTATAACTGGTGTTCAAATTTCTGGTGTGTTTGTTCTATTATAGGATATATATTTATCGATGCCGAGTATCAACTTCTTCATATTTAATCGGGGGTTAAATTTTTCGTCCGATTTAACGAAGTACGAGAAACTCCTTGACCGGGACAAACTTGGGGTCCTGTTGGTTCCAAAGATTACGATGGTGTACTGTTTGAAAGTTGAATCGTGACGGTAAAAGTTGTTTGGGAGctaagaaaatgataataagatTTTCTTGGAAACTATTGACTTTTATTGAATCTCACGTTATTGCTTACAAATACAATCACAACCATATTTATACTAACTCACATATCTCAACAGAATTAAATCTTTACTAACAACTGAAGAACAGAATGTAAAACATGATTAACAGATTTGCTGAGCTGACTTCTTTGCTCAACTAACTGCTAACTCATCATTGATACACACGTGCTCAATATACAACTCCCTTTTGTACATTGTGAGCTTCCTTAATAGTCCCCCTCAAACTTAAAGGGTATGGCTGCACATTAAGTTTTCTCCTGAGATAATTGAATTGAGTGAATGTGAGAGGCTTGGTCAGGATGTCTGCAATCTGTTCTTCACTCGGAATGTAATTGATTTCCAGCTCTCTTGCTAACACTTTGTCTCTTATAAAGTGCATGTCCAATTCAATGTGTTTGGTTCTCAAGTGGTAGACAGGATTTTTGGCCAGCTCAGTTGCACTTATATTATCACACCAGATTGTGGGCACTGAAATACATTCAATCTTGAGTTCTTTGAACAATGACTATAACCATGTAATTTCTGCACTTGCAGAAGCAAGAGCTCTGTACTCACTCTCTGCACTTGACCTTGTAACTATGGATTGCTTCTTGGATGACCAAGATATCAAGTTATTTCCCAAGTAAATACAGTATGCACTTGTTGATTTCCTATCATCAATATCACATGTCCAATCTGCACCTGGGAAACCTGTTAACTTTATTTCTCCATCAACTGCAAACTTTAATCCATAGTCTtctgtttctttcaaatatcTAAGCATTCTCTTACAGGCTAGGATATGTTGTAATGTAGGTGCAAAAACATATTGGCTTAACTTGTTCACTGCAAAAGCTATCTCTGGCCTGGTCAGAACGAAATACTGCAGCCCTCTAATTAAACTTCTATAACTTGTTGCATCTTCAACATGCTGACCCAAAGATCCCTTAGCTTCCTTTTGAAGTTTTGTCCCTGTAACCATTGGTGTATCACATCCTTTGCAGTGAAGCATATCAGCTTTGCTCAGCAGGTCTCTAACATATTTTCTTTGGGATAAGTAAATGTTGTTCTTAGCATAAAATACTTCTATACCCAGAAAATATGAGAGTCTTCCCAAATCTTTCAATGCAAACACTTTGCTGAAGTCTGAGATAAACTTTTCAAGTTCATCACTGTTAGGCCCTGTTATCAGtatgtcatcaacatagatCAAGAATAATATCATTGAATCTTGTTTTCCTTTAAAGAACAGTGAAGTATCAGCTCTGGAATTTTGAAATCCCCAGTTTACAACCAAACAACCTTTTCGTTTATCAAACCAAGCTCTGGGAGCTTGTTTCAAACCATATAAAGCCTTCTTCAACTTACATACATAACATGATCTCTTCTCATCAACAAAACCCTCAGGCTGATACATGTAGACATCTTCCGTTAAGTCACTATTCAGAAAAGCATTATTGACATCTACATGTCTGATCATCCAACTATGCATTGTAGCCAAGCTTAATATAACCCTCACTGTGGAAGCCTTTATAACAGGGCAAAAAGTTTCGAAATAATCAATCCCTTCAGTTTGTTGGAAACCTTTAGCAACCAATCTAGCTTTGTACTTTGCTATACTGCCATCACTATTTTGTTTAACCGTGAacacccatttgtttccaactATTTTGTATTCAGCTGGAGGTGGTACAAGAGACCAAGTCTCATTCCTGATCAAAGTTTTATATTCCTCTTTCATGGCCTTATACCAATTTTTATCATTCAGAGCTTCTTGAATTGTGTTAGGTTCTTTGTTGATCAAGGTGGCTGTATACAACTTAGGCTTCAATATTCCAGACTTTGATCTGGTAATCATTTTATGTGTAGGTTGTGAGATCTGAATTCTGTTTGGATTATATTCAGAGTGTTGTTGATTGCTTATTTGTGGTTCAAGTTGTGTTTGAGTAGATTCAGGGATTTGAGGGATAACTTGTGATATTGATAGTTCTGATAAAGAATAACTAGATGGTTCTTGTTgattcaaattatttgtatGCTCAGGCAAAACAGGAGTCTGTTCATCACTTGGTACACCTGCTAAGTAAGTATCTTCAAAGCTGCTGTTGAATAAGGGTAGAGTTGAAAGATGATAGACTTGCTGTTTAGAGAAATTTAACACTGGTGTTTCTGAGTTGGCAACATTTTCAGATGATGAAGAAACAAAGATTAttgtatattaaaatacacTTTCATCAAAAACAACATGTCTAAGGATATGAACTCGACCTGAACTTGTAAGACATTTATATCCCTTATGAGATGAGCTATAACCAATAAAGATGCATTTGCTGGTATGAAAGtcaaatttatgtttgttaaAATCTCTCAAGTATGGATAACAAAGACAACCAAAACATTTAAGGAAGTTGTAATCTGGTTTATGCTTAAAAAGCTTCTCATATGGAGATAAGAGTTTCAATATAGGTGTTGGTAATCTGTTTATGTGTTACACTGCTATATGAACAGCTTCCCACCAGAATTTAAAAGGAAGATTAGCTTGAGCTAAGAAAGTCAAAGCTAACTCAATTATATGTCTATGTTTTCTTTCTACTAGaccattttgatgatgtttGTAAGGGCATGAATGTCTGAAAATGATCTCATTCTGGTTTAAGAAGTCAGTAAAAACTCTATATTCTCCCTCCCAGTCAGATTGCAGCATCTTGACTTTGGTATTGAACCGATTCTctacttgaattttgaataatttgaaGACTTCAAAAGCTtttgatttgagtttgagtGGGTAAATCCAGGTATACCTACTATAATCATCTACAAAGCTAATGTAGTATTTGAAACCATTTCTAGATGTAGTAGGTGAAGGCCCCCATAGATGAGTATGTATCAGTTCTAATACTTGAGTTGTTTTGGTTTCGGTTGTAGAAAAATATTGCTTGTGAGCTTTTCCTAATTGACATGCTTCACACATAGAATGCTCAtgagataaaattgatttttgagaGACTTTAACTTGTTTACAAGTCTTAAGCAAATGCATCAATACTGTTGAGCTTGGATGACCAAACTTTATGTGTAACATAGTAAGTTCATCATGTTTCTAGTTACACTTATTTGAAACTGAGCTTAAACAAGTCTTATCAAAGGAATTACAATGATAAGAAATAGAAGACACATTTGAGCATGACAACATGGATATTGGTTTATGTGACTAAAGTTGAGAAAGATGAAAGGCAGGTGATGTGTGATAAGCAGAAGATGACATGGAAGAAGATTTCATCAACAGCTTGTAAAGACCTTTCTCAGCAAGGCCCTGCAGAAGAACTTGCCCCTTCATGTCCTTAACATAACAAacattttcacaaaattcaaCAAAGAGTGAATTATCAAATGTAAGTTTGGAGATGCTTAGTAAATTCTTAGTGATTGTAGAAATAAGCAACATATCTTTAAGTGCTATAGTGGAGGCATGTATGTAAGGATGTTTTGAAgctataaatgataaaaatgcaTGACCAATATGAGAAATTGACAGACCTTGACCATTTCCAATAATGAGTTGATCAGTACCTTTGTAGTCTTCCTTAAAATGCAAGTTCTTCATGTTGTTGGTCAAGTGATGAGTTGCCCCACTATCCAAATACCAGCCATCATCAGCAAAGCTTTCAAAATTAGCCACATAAGCTTTTGCAGGTTCATAGTTATCAATTCCAGAATAGCAGCTTGCCTCAGATGCAGGATGATTATCATAGTTATCATAACCTTGATATGGATATGTAAAGCCATCAAAATTAGCAATATATGCTGATCTTGGTCCTTTTCCTCTGCCTAGACTCCTTGAAGAAGGGACATAATCCTCCACAAATCGATGCCAGCAAATATCAACAGTGTGACCAGGCTTAAAGCAAATCTGGCAAACCAATTCTTCTGCATTGCTTG contains:
- the LOC127900393 gene encoding uncharacterized protein LOC127900393; amino-acid sequence: MNKQINKEVDKGEATAVADKEAGKEAAVVADREEDKEVVVEVDKEEVKVKAVEEVQEATVEVADREEVEEVEEEAVVAKVEEDKEAAVEVADREEVKEVEEVVVAVKADAAEEVEVKEAAVEAVVEVAAVCKVRQRESLAICPSHKSRSKVVNYTKRIKC